In Candidatus Mycalebacterium zealandia, one DNA window encodes the following:
- a CDS encoding thioesterase — protein sequence MSPRCKIEMPRRFQFSTDIPVRISDINHGMHVGHDSFLTITHEARVRFLKSLGATEGDVFGRGIVLSDAELSYTNESFYGDTLNIKIACGDLLKYGLNMFYLISEKKRKIEIARVRTGIVFFDYKKRKVARVPKRFALALSELK from the coding sequence TGCCGCGCCGTTTTCAGTTTTCAACCGACATACCGGTCAGGATAAGCGACATAAACCACGGAATGCATGTCGGGCACGATTCTTTTCTCACAATAACCCATGAAGCGCGCGTGAGATTTCTCAAATCTCTCGGAGCAACCGAGGGCGACGTGTTCGGCAGGGGAATTGTGCTTTCAGACGCGGAGCTTTCATACACGAACGAGTCTTTCTACGGAGACACGCTGAACATCAAAATTGCCTGCGGGGATTTGCTCAAATACGGTCTGAATATGTTCTATCTCATTTCCGAGAAAAAACGGAAAATAGAAATCGCGCGCGTGCGAACCGGAATTGTGTTTTTTGACTATAAGAAACGCAAAGTGGCGCGCGTGCCGAAAAGGTTCGCGTTAGCGTTGTCCGAACTGAAATAG
- a CDS encoding Do family serine endopeptidase, translated as MRIANIILVGFVITGFSFVVSKGFSPEIPDFFIGGKTHAEQVPYEFESLPSAEEKQFVLPPERIEETVRRKTSFGDFPSFAELVEKHKPSVVNISTSTVSKFTMSPGGPFGGRGDLFEEFFGNFFGQNPQREFRNRGLGSGFIVDTEGHIVTNNHVVDKAEEIEVTLENGSKYEARVVGSDPKTDIALLKINPREKLVPVRLGNSEKLRIGEWVFAIGNPLGLGYTVTAGIVSAKGRSLNMGAYDNFIQTDAPLNPGNSGGPLFNLEGLVIAVNTAVASQGQGIGFSIPIDMVAGIVSQLKKNGKVVRGWIGVSIQKLTEDLAESLGVENTRGALVSEVFSGSPAERAGMKAGDVIIRFQGEEVKESSDLPRIVADLKPGTKARISLIRNGKRKNLNIKITKMETPEDDRAARPAQEETTDSSSIGIKVADIDQGLAQRYRLDWKSGVVVIQASRGGRGWKSGIREGDVILEIDGEPLKSVRDYNKAIDKTNKGNRTRILVRRRGGNVFISLVPENGK; from the coding sequence ATGAGAATAGCGAATATTATTCTGGTCGGGTTTGTAATTACGGGTTTCAGCTTTGTCGTTTCAAAGGGCTTTTCACCCGAAATCCCGGACTTTTTCATTGGTGGCAAAACACACGCGGAACAAGTCCCGTATGAGTTTGAAAGTCTTCCGTCCGCCGAAGAAAAGCAGTTTGTTTTACCGCCTGAGCGGATTGAAGAAACCGTTCGGAGAAAAACCTCCTTCGGGGACTTTCCGTCTTTCGCCGAGCTTGTTGAGAAGCACAAGCCGTCCGTTGTCAACATAAGCACTTCCACGGTTTCAAAATTCACCATGTCTCCGGGAGGGCCATTCGGCGGACGAGGTGATTTATTTGAAGAGTTTTTCGGCAATTTTTTCGGGCAGAATCCGCAGCGGGAGTTCAGAAACAGGGGGCTTGGCTCGGGTTTTATAGTGGACACTGAAGGGCACATCGTTACCAATAATCATGTTGTGGATAAAGCTGAAGAAATTGAGGTTACGCTTGAAAACGGTTCAAAATACGAGGCGCGCGTGGTCGGCTCGGATCCCAAAACCGACATCGCTCTTCTCAAAATAAATCCCCGCGAAAAACTTGTTCCCGTCCGTTTAGGCAATTCCGAAAAGTTAAGAATAGGGGAGTGGGTGTTCGCCATTGGCAATCCGCTCGGACTTGGTTACACGGTAACGGCGGGAATTGTGAGCGCGAAAGGAAGATCTCTCAACATGGGCGCGTATGACAATTTCATACAGACGGACGCGCCATTGAATCCGGGCAACAGCGGGGGACCTCTGTTCAATCTTGAAGGTCTTGTCATCGCGGTCAACACAGCGGTCGCGTCTCAAGGGCAGGGGATAGGTTTTTCAATTCCGATTGACATGGTCGCGGGAATCGTGAGCCAGTTAAAGAAAAACGGAAAGGTCGTGAGAGGGTGGATAGGCGTTTCAATTCAAAAATTGACCGAAGACCTTGCCGAAAGTCTCGGAGTTGAAAACACGCGCGGAGCGCTTGTGAGCGAGGTTTTTTCAGGCAGCCCCGCCGAGCGTGCCGGAATGAAAGCGGGAGACGTTATAATCCGGTTTCAGGGCGAGGAAGTGAAAGAGTCTTCGGATCTTCCGCGAATTGTCGCCGACCTTAAACCCGGCACAAAAGCCCGCATTTCACTTATCAGAAACGGCAAAAGAAAAAACCTGAACATCAAAATAACAAAGATGGAAACTCCCGAAGATGACCGCGCCGCACGTCCCGCGCAAGAGGAAACAACAGATTCTTCCTCAATTGGAATCAAGGTTGCGGACATTGATCAGGGGCTTGCCCAGCGCTACCGCCTGGACTGGAAAAGCGGAGTGGTTGTGATTCAGGCAAGCCGTGGCGGGAGAGGGTGGAAGTCCGGAATCAGAGAGGGAGATGTAATACTTGAGATTGATGGCGAGCCGCTTAAGTCGGTCAGGGATTATAACAAGGCGATTGACAAAACAAACAAAGGCAACCGCACGCGGATTCTTGTGCGCAGGCGGGGTGGTAATGTTTTCATTTCCCTGGTTCCCGAGAACGGGAAATAG
- a CDS encoding AAA family ATPase, translating into MAKKPPEKIFLAGFMGVGKTTVGSVLAQKIGAQFCDLDAFIKARESASVDDIISLRGESEFRNLESEALAEVCEKSGFEVVATGGGIVLSDGNRAAMKQAGVVIYLKADFKTLMHRISQDAPRPLLKVPSPEAKAAEIFSGRKHLYETACFTVETDGLSPDRIAERVVGILFPDGVSKNGE; encoded by the coding sequence GTGGCGAAAAAACCTCCTGAAAAAATCTTTCTTGCCGGCTTTATGGGCGTGGGAAAGACAACTGTTGGCTCCGTTCTGGCACAAAAAATCGGCGCGCAATTTTGCGATTTGGACGCTTTCATAAAAGCCCGCGAGTCCGCAAGCGTGGACGATATAATTTCCCTGCGCGGAGAGTCTGAATTCAGAAATCTGGAGTCCGAAGCGCTTGCCGAAGTGTGCGAAAAATCCGGCTTTGAGGTTGTTGCGACCGGTGGCGGAATTGTACTTTCCGACGGCAACCGCGCCGCTATGAAACAAGCGGGCGTTGTTATATACTTGAAGGCGGATTTTAAAACTCTGATGCACAGAATTTCACAGGATGCTCCGAGACCCCTTTTGAAAGTTCCAAGTCCTGAGGCAAAAGCGGCGGAGATTTTCTCCGGGCGCAAACATCTTTACGAAACCGCATGTTTTACTGTGGAAACGGACGGACTTTCCCCGGACCGGATTGCCGAAAGAGTGGTCGGGATTTTATTTCCCGACGGAGTTTCAAAAAACGGAGAATAG
- a CDS encoding riboflavin synthase gives MFTGIVEDTGEISLVRTQGETLIGVKPSKLDADSIQIGESIAVNGVCLTVVSIENGAFFVQASDETLSKTTLGEAVRGAVVNLERSVSPDGLMGGHIVTGHIDGVGEIESAAERGESVEFIVSLPPEYMKYIVPKCCVTLNGVSLTVNDADDKGFSVNIIPHTLSHTTFSSLSAGSKVNFECDIVAKYVERLVGFSGEKTS, from the coding sequence ATGTTCACGGGAATAGTTGAAGACACGGGAGAGATCAGTCTTGTTCGTACGCAGGGCGAAACCTTGATAGGCGTAAAGCCCTCAAAACTTGACGCGGACTCCATTCAAATCGGTGAAAGCATTGCCGTAAACGGCGTTTGTTTGACGGTTGTTTCAATTGAAAACGGGGCTTTCTTTGTTCAGGCGTCCGATGAAACTTTGTCAAAAACCACACTTGGCGAAGCAGTGCGCGGGGCGGTTGTAAATCTTGAAAGGTCTGTTTCCCCGGACGGGCTGATGGGCGGTCATATCGTAACCGGGCACATAGATGGCGTTGGTGAGATTGAGTCAGCCGCGGAGCGCGGAGAGTCTGTGGAGTTCATTGTTTCACTGCCGCCGGAGTATATGAAATATATTGTTCCCAAGTGCTGCGTCACTCTTAACGGCGTGAGTTTGACGGTCAACGATGCGGACGACAAAGGGTTTTCGGTCAATATAATTCCGCACACGCTTTCCCATACGACTTTTTCTTCTTTGTCAGCGGGAAGCAAAGTGAATTTTGAGTGCGATATTGTCGCGAAATACGTTGAGAGGCTGGTCGGGTTTAGTGGCGAAAAAACCTCCTGA
- the lspA gene encoding signal peptidase II → MPRKRLQFFAVVFFVALCDRVSKTVISETLAPGSSVEVAPFFDIVHYRNSGIAFGMLRDLEGATRAALYVGALLAAFVSAFLFLRHGDKRGIFIGFILGGAIGNSIDRFASGYVTDFLEFHWFGSETLRWPAFNAADMFITVGTAAFMVNLLVKRRHNVHGNS, encoded by the coding sequence ATGCCGCGGAAAAGATTGCAGTTTTTCGCGGTTGTTTTTTTTGTTGCGCTCTGCGACAGGGTTTCAAAAACGGTTATTTCCGAAACTTTGGCTCCGGGCTCCTCAGTTGAGGTGGCGCCGTTTTTTGACATTGTTCATTACAGGAACTCCGGCATAGCGTTCGGGATGTTGAGAGACCTTGAAGGCGCGACCCGCGCCGCGCTTTACGTCGGCGCGCTTCTTGCCGCGTTTGTTTCCGCGTTTCTGTTTTTAAGGCACGGCGACAAAAGGGGAATCTTCATAGGTTTTATTCTTGGCGGAGCAATTGGAAACTCCATTGACAGGTTTGCGTCAGGGTATGTGACTGATTTTCTGGAATTTCACTGGTTTGGAAGCGAAACATTGCGCTGGCCCGCGTTCAACGCCGCGGACATGTTCATAACTGTCGGCACGGCGGCGTTCATGGTAAATTTGCTTGTGAAGAGGCGGCACAATGTTCACGGGAATAGTTGA
- the msrB gene encoding peptide-methionine (R)-S-oxide reductase MsrB, with amino-acid sequence MDWKSKTEDYWHSVLSRKRFNICRKGGTEFPHTGKYNSFYEEGIYKCSSCGLALFSSKHKYNSHTGWPSFWRSISRDAVGYKPDRSYGMMTTEIVCSRCGAHLGHVFNDGPEPTGKRYCVNSVCLFHERRNF; translated from the coding sequence ATTGACTGGAAATCCAAAACCGAAGATTACTGGCACTCGGTTCTTTCGCGAAAACGGTTCAACATATGTAGAAAAGGCGGGACGGAATTTCCGCATACGGGCAAATACAACAGTTTTTACGAAGAGGGGATTTACAAATGTTCAAGTTGCGGTCTTGCGTTGTTTTCTTCCAAACATAAATACAATTCCCACACCGGGTGGCCCAGTTTCTGGCGCTCAATTTCACGCGACGCGGTTGGCTACAAGCCAGACCGCTCGTACGGTATGATGACAACCGAAATTGTCTGCAGCAGATGCGGAGCGCATCTAGGACATGTTTTCAATGACGGACCCGAACCGACCGGAAAACGTTATTGCGTTAATTCCGTGTGCCTTTTTCATGAAAGGCGGAACTTTTGA
- the greA gene encoding transcription elongation factor GreA: protein MSDRIPITPGGYERLKEELVHLKNVERPEVIKQIEYARSLGDLSENAEYESAKDKQSMIEGRIKDVESKIGLAEVIDPVQIKNKDKVVFGLTVTVEDIETGEAEKYQLVGPDETDPDSGLISITSPIGRALVGKELDDEVKVMAPGGMRELVITSID from the coding sequence ATGAGTGACAGAATTCCAATAACGCCTGGCGGCTATGAAAGGCTCAAGGAAGAGCTTGTTCACCTCAAAAATGTTGAGCGCCCCGAAGTTATAAAGCAGATTGAATACGCCCGCTCTCTGGGTGATTTGTCTGAGAACGCCGAGTATGAGTCGGCAAAAGACAAGCAGTCAATGATTGAGGGCAGAATCAAGGACGTTGAGTCTAAAATCGGGCTCGCCGAGGTCATTGACCCCGTTCAGATTAAGAATAAGGACAAGGTTGTTTTCGGCCTCACGGTTACGGTTGAAGACATTGAAACCGGAGAGGCGGAAAAGTATCAGCTTGTCGGTCCCGACGAGACCGATCCTGACAGCGGACTTATTTCCATAACCTCTCCCATAGGCAGAGCTCTTGTAGGCAAGGAACTTGACGATGAAGTCAAAGTAATGGCTCCGGGGGGAATGCGGGAATTAGTGATAACCTCCATAGATTGA
- the carB gene encoding carbamoyl-phosphate synthase large subunit yields the protein MPKRTDIESILLIGSGPIVIGQACEFDYSGTQACKALKNEGYKTILVNSNPATIMTDPTVADRTYIEPIEPETVAKIIAKERPDALLPTLGGQTALNTAVSLAEDGTLEKFGVRLIGANPEAIKKAESREQFKEAMLKIGLRLPESGPARTIEEAWEVVGKIGFPAIIRSSFTLGGSGGSIAYNKEEFPLYVEAGLDSSPIGEILIEQSVLGWKEFELEVMRDIKDNVVIICSIENLDPMGVHTGDSITVAPAQTLTDKEYQRLRDASVAIIREIGVETGGSNIQFAVNPENGEFVVIEMNPRVSRSSALASKATGFPIAKIAAKLAVGYTLDEISNDITRYTPASFEPTIDYVVVKIPRFAFEKFPETPSLLTTQMKSVGEAMAIGRTFKESFNKAVRSLETDHSFLEQISDDPEFVRRKLSVPSPDRVWFVADAFRLGFDEDEVHRLTTIDPWFLRNISQIVEQEKTIKSHGADMPPEVLRRSKEIGFSDFAISSLTGCDEEEIRARRREAGIIPSYKMVDTCAAEFESYTPYLYSSYDPQSEAPVTNNKKIMILGGGPNRIGQGIEFDYCCVHAAFAAKERGYETIMVNCNPETVSTDYDTSDRLYFEPLTLEDVLEIVDREKPEGVIVNFGGQTPLNLAIPLENHGVKILGTSPDSIDLAEDRERFNKLVSDLGLKQPAGAITRSAEEAVHSANSIGYPVVVRPSYVLGGRAMEIVYKESDLVRYINEAVRVSPNRPILIDEFMKNSGEVDVDAVCDGKTVVVGAVMEHIEEAGVHSGDSAMITPPVSMEKKTIDKIIAQTKALALALDVRGLLNVQFAVRDGEVFIIEVNPRASRTVPFISKAIGVPLAKVATRIMTGMTLEETGFTKEVEPRVFCVKEAVFPFLRFSGVDTILGPEMKSTGEVMGMDANMKMAFAKSQIAAGNPLPVSGTAFISVRDEDKTDTTVGIARRLAAADFEVVATAGTARFLSGAGVECKTVNKVQEGRPNIVDLLKNNGVHLVVNTTTDKEHVLQSFSIRRTSLVHKVPYCTTIEGARAAVGAIEEISGENLTVRALQDFEN from the coding sequence ATGCCTAAACGAACAGATATTGAAAGCATTCTGCTGATTGGGTCGGGCCCTATAGTTATCGGGCAGGCATGCGAGTTTGACTACTCCGGCACTCAGGCGTGCAAAGCGCTGAAAAACGAGGGATACAAGACAATTCTTGTAAACAGCAATCCCGCGACCATTATGACAGACCCGACAGTTGCGGACAGAACCTACATAGAGCCGATTGAGCCCGAAACGGTCGCGAAAATCATTGCAAAAGAGCGTCCGGACGCTCTTTTGCCAACGCTCGGAGGGCAAACGGCGCTAAATACCGCCGTGAGTCTTGCCGAAGACGGAACGCTTGAAAAATTTGGCGTCCGCCTCATCGGAGCGAATCCCGAAGCAATAAAGAAAGCCGAAAGCAGGGAACAGTTTAAGGAGGCGATGCTGAAAATAGGGCTTCGCCTGCCTGAAAGCGGACCCGCGCGGACAATTGAAGAGGCATGGGAGGTTGTTGGCAAAATCGGATTTCCCGCGATTATCCGCTCCTCTTTCACCCTTGGCGGCAGTGGCGGCAGCATCGCGTATAACAAAGAAGAATTTCCGCTTTACGTTGAGGCGGGGCTGGATTCCAGCCCGATAGGGGAGATTTTGATTGAGCAGTCGGTTCTTGGATGGAAGGAGTTTGAGCTTGAAGTCATGCGGGATATCAAAGATAACGTGGTGATTATATGCTCAATTGAAAATCTTGACCCGATGGGCGTTCACACGGGAGACAGCATAACGGTCGCGCCCGCGCAAACCCTGACGGACAAAGAGTATCAACGCCTCAGAGACGCGTCAGTCGCGATTATAAGGGAGATAGGCGTTGAGACGGGCGGCTCAAACATACAGTTTGCCGTCAACCCCGAAAACGGCGAATTTGTTGTAATTGAGATGAATCCGCGAGTTTCGCGCAGTTCCGCGCTCGCTTCAAAAGCAACCGGTTTCCCGATAGCAAAAATCGCGGCAAAACTTGCCGTGGGCTACACGCTTGATGAAATCTCAAACGACATAACGCGCTACACGCCCGCCTCATTCGAGCCCACGATAGACTACGTTGTCGTCAAAATTCCGCGCTTCGCGTTTGAGAAATTTCCCGAAACCCCCTCTTTGCTGACAACTCAGATGAAATCGGTCGGTGAAGCAATGGCGATTGGAAGAACCTTCAAGGAGTCTTTCAACAAAGCCGTCAGGTCTCTTGAAACAGATCACTCTTTTCTTGAACAGATTTCGGACGACCCCGAATTTGTGAGGCGGAAACTGAGTGTTCCGAGTCCCGACAGAGTCTGGTTTGTCGCGGACGCTTTCAGGCTGGGCTTTGACGAAGACGAGGTTCACAGACTTACTACGATAGACCCCTGGTTTCTGCGCAACATATCCCAGATAGTTGAGCAGGAAAAAACCATCAAAAGCCACGGTGCGGATATGCCGCCCGAAGTTCTCAGGCGCTCAAAAGAAATAGGTTTTTCAGACTTCGCCATCTCTTCGCTTACGGGTTGCGATGAAGAGGAAATACGCGCACGGCGGCGCGAAGCGGGAATCATTCCCTCATACAAAATGGTTGATACCTGCGCGGCGGAATTTGAGTCCTACACGCCGTATCTGTATTCATCATACGACCCGCAAAGCGAAGCGCCCGTTACGAACAACAAGAAAATTATGATCCTGGGCGGCGGGCCTAACAGAATAGGGCAGGGCATAGAGTTTGATTACTGTTGCGTTCATGCGGCGTTTGCCGCCAAAGAGCGCGGGTATGAGACGATTATGGTTAATTGCAATCCCGAAACTGTCAGTACGGATTACGACACTTCCGACCGTCTTTACTTTGAGCCGCTGACACTTGAAGACGTGCTAGAGATAGTGGACAGGGAAAAACCCGAAGGCGTAATCGTCAATTTCGGCGGGCAGACGCCCCTCAATCTTGCCATTCCACTTGAAAATCACGGGGTTAAAATTCTCGGTACTTCGCCTGACAGTATAGACCTTGCCGAAGACAGGGAAAGGTTCAACAAACTTGTGTCCGACCTGGGGTTGAAGCAACCCGCGGGAGCCATAACAAGAAGCGCGGAAGAAGCGGTTCACAGCGCGAACTCAATCGGTTATCCCGTTGTTGTGCGCCCGTCATACGTTCTGGGCGGCAGGGCGATGGAGATTGTTTACAAAGAGAGCGACCTTGTGCGCTACATCAACGAAGCCGTCAGGGTTTCGCCCAACCGTCCGATACTCATAGATGAGTTTATGAAGAATTCGGGCGAGGTTGATGTTGACGCCGTTTGCGACGGCAAAACCGTTGTGGTCGGCGCGGTTATGGAGCACATAGAGGAGGCGGGAGTTCATTCAGGCGACAGCGCGATGATAACGCCTCCGGTTTCAATGGAGAAAAAGACGATCGATAAAATCATCGCGCAGACAAAGGCGCTCGCGCTCGCGCTTGATGTTCGCGGTCTTTTGAATGTGCAGTTCGCCGTCCGGGACGGAGAAGTTTTCATAATTGAGGTAAACCCCAGAGCGAGCAGAACCGTGCCTTTCATCAGCAAAGCCATAGGCGTGCCGCTTGCCAAAGTGGCGACCCGCATCATGACCGGAATGACGCTTGAAGAGACGGGTTTTACAAAGGAGGTTGAGCCGCGAGTGTTTTGCGTGAAAGAGGCGGTTTTCCCGTTTCTGCGCTTTTCCGGAGTGGATACGATTCTCGGTCCCGAAATGAAATCAACGGGCGAGGTTATGGGAATGGACGCCAATATGAAAATGGCTTTTGCCAAATCCCAGATTGCCGCTGGCAACCCGCTTCCGGTTTCGGGAACGGCTTTCATAAGCGTGAGAGACGAAGACAAAACGGACACCACGGTTGGCATAGCGCGCCGCCTTGCCGCGGCGGATTTTGAGGTTGTCGCCACCGCGGGGACGGCGCGATTCCTATCCGGCGCGGGAGTTGAGTGCAAAACGGTCAACAAGGTTCAAGAGGGAAGGCCCAACATTGTTGACCTCCTTAAAAACAACGGGGTTCATCTTGTGGTCAACACCACAACGGACAAAGAGCACGTGCTTCAATCATTTTCCATCAGGCGCACTTCGCTTGTGCACAAGGTTCCGTATTGCACAACCATTGAGGGCGCGCGCGCGGCGGTCGGAGCCATAGAGGAGATTTCGGGCGAAAATCTCACCGTGAGAGCGTTGCAGGATTTTGAGAATTAG
- the thiC gene encoding phosphomethylpyrimidine synthase ThiC: MPGNQQNGGPVDRKPFPASKKIYIEGKLHGGVRVPMRRIELEETNGVHNPPVVVYDTSGPYTDPDEQIDVRVGLKPLRAEWIKSRDDVEELAAFSSSGSHENGDATPKEALKPLKAKPGSCVTQISYARRGIITPEMEYAAIREDKPPEFVRDEVARGRAIIPNNINHPESEPMVIGRNFLVKVNANIGNSAVTSSIEEEVEKAVWSCRWGADTIMDLSTGKRIHQTREWIIRNSPVPVGTVPIYQALEKVSGKPEDLTWDFFKDTLIEQAEQGVDYFTIHAGVLLRYIPLTAGRVTGIVSRGGSIMAKWCLAHHRENFLYERFEEICEIMRAYDIAFSLGDGLRPGSIADANDKAQFAELETLGELTKKAWKNDVQVMIEGPGHIPMHLIKENVDKEIEICSDAPFYTLGPLTTDIAPAYDHITSAIGAAEIGRHGAAMLCYVTPKEHLGLPDKQDVKEGVIAYKIAAHAADLSKGHPRARERDDALSKARFDFRWNDQFNLSLDPDTARQYHDETLPSDNAKSAHFCSMCGPKFCSMEITRQIRDYAEKEGVTESEAVEMGLKEKAEEFKERGSEIYSEEA, encoded by the coding sequence ATGCCCGGCAACCAACAAAACGGCGGACCCGTTGACCGCAAGCCCTTTCCCGCTTCAAAGAAAATTTATATTGAAGGAAAACTGCACGGCGGCGTCCGTGTTCCGATGAGACGCATTGAACTTGAAGAGACCAACGGCGTCCACAATCCGCCTGTTGTTGTTTATGACACAAGCGGTCCCTACACTGACCCGGATGAACAAATAGACGTGCGCGTGGGGCTTAAACCCTTGAGGGCTGAATGGATAAAGAGCAGAGATGACGTTGAGGAACTCGCCGCTTTCAGTTCGTCCGGTTCACATGAAAACGGGGATGCGACGCCAAAAGAGGCACTAAAACCCTTGAAGGCAAAACCGGGCTCCTGCGTAACACAGATTAGTTACGCGCGGCGCGGAATTATCACTCCCGAAATGGAATATGCCGCGATAAGGGAAGACAAGCCGCCCGAATTTGTGCGCGACGAGGTCGCGCGCGGAAGGGCGATAATTCCAAACAATATTAACCATCCCGAATCCGAGCCAATGGTCATCGGACGCAACTTTCTTGTAAAGGTGAACGCCAACATCGGCAATTCCGCGGTTACTTCAAGCATAGAAGAAGAGGTTGAAAAAGCCGTGTGGTCTTGCAGATGGGGCGCGGACACGATAATGGATCTTTCCACGGGCAAAAGAATTCATCAGACAAGGGAATGGATAATAAGAAACTCTCCTGTTCCCGTGGGCACGGTTCCCATATATCAGGCGCTTGAAAAGGTTTCAGGCAAACCCGAAGATCTGACATGGGACTTTTTCAAGGACACTTTGATTGAACAGGCGGAGCAGGGCGTTGACTACTTCACAATTCACGCCGGAGTTCTGCTCCGCTACATTCCGCTGACCGCCGGGCGCGTTACGGGGATTGTTTCGCGCGGAGGCTCAATAATGGCGAAGTGGTGCCTCGCGCATCACAGGGAAAACTTTCTTTACGAGCGGTTTGAGGAAATATGCGAAATTATGAGGGCTTACGACATCGCTTTCTCCCTTGGAGACGGGCTCAGGCCCGGTTCAATTGCGGACGCCAATGACAAAGCGCAATTCGCCGAACTCGAAACCCTTGGCGAACTCACAAAAAAGGCGTGGAAAAACGACGTGCAGGTGATGATAGAGGGTCCCGGGCATATTCCGATGCATTTGATAAAAGAGAACGTTGACAAGGAGATTGAGATTTGCTCCGATGCTCCGTTCTATACGCTCGGTCCTTTGACGACCGACATCGCTCCCGCCTATGACCACATAACTTCGGCAATCGGCGCGGCGGAAATCGGGCGGCACGGCGCGGCAATGCTCTGCTATGTTACGCCCAAAGAGCATTTGGGTCTTCCCGATAAACAGGACGTTAAGGAAGGCGTAATCGCCTATAAAATCGCCGCTCACGCGGCGGACCTTTCCAAGGGGCATCCGCGCGCGCGGGAAAGAGATGACGCGCTTAGCAAGGCGCGTTTTGATTTTCGCTGGAATGACCAGTTCAACCTGTCGCTTGACCCCGACACGGCGCGTCAATACCACGATGAAACTCTGCCGTCCGATAACGCGAAAAGCGCGCATTTCTGCTCAATGTGCGGACCCAAGTTCTGTTCAATGGAAATTACCCGGCAAATCCGTGACTATGCAGAAAAAGAGGGTGTTACGGAGAGCGAAGCGGTTGAAATGGGCTTAAAGGAAAAAGCCGAAGAGTTCAAAGAGCGCGGCAGTGAGATTTACAGCGAAGAGGCATGA
- the tsaD gene encoding tRNA (adenosine(37)-N6)-threonylcarbamoyltransferase complex transferase subunit TsaD: MNRTTVLGIESSCDETSAAVVIDGKDVLSNVVWSQISTHKQFGGVVPEIASRKHLEAVIPVLEEALDSAGVSLDEIDAIAATQGPGLLGCLMIGLTTAKSLCAALGKPLVAVDHLQAHAAAGAIERDIEFPFIALVVSGGHTSLYLVRNAVEFEILGATRDDAAGEAFDKAAKVLGLGYPGGAEIDRVAKSGDRSKIKFPRPLSGQDTLWFSFSGLKTSLVHSIEKNGAPSEADLPDICAGYQEAIVDTLIEKSLLASEKTGIKNFVITGGVACNSRLREKSSEIFKERGIKLAIPSPSLCTDNGAMIAALGFHKLKEGQTASLDVAAFSTSRVKIRRGKTEFPPNAGN, encoded by the coding sequence ATGAACCGGACAACCGTGCTTGGAATAGAGTCGTCGTGCGATGAAACCTCGGCGGCGGTGGTAATTGACGGCAAAGATGTTCTTTCAAACGTTGTCTGGTCTCAGATTTCAACCCATAAACAGTTCGGCGGCGTTGTTCCGGAGATTGCTTCGCGCAAGCACCTTGAAGCGGTAATTCCGGTTCTTGAAGAGGCGCTTGATTCCGCGGGCGTGTCGCTTGATGAAATTGACGCCATCGCAGCGACCCAGGGTCCCGGATTGCTGGGCTGTCTTATGATAGGGCTCACTACGGCAAAATCACTGTGCGCCGCGCTCGGCAAACCTCTTGTCGCGGTTGATCATTTGCAAGCGCACGCGGCGGCGGGAGCAATAGAGCGGGATATTGAGTTTCCGTTTATAGCCCTTGTGGTATCGGGCGGGCATACTTCTCTTTACCTTGTCAGGAATGCCGTGGAGTTTGAAATTCTCGGTGCGACCCGCGATGACGCTGCGGGAGAAGCGTTTGACAAAGCGGCGAAAGTGCTGGGGCTGGGATATCCGGGCGGAGCGGAAATAGACCGCGTGGCAAAAAGCGGCGACCGGAGCAAAATAAAATTCCCGCGTCCGCTTTCCGGACAAGACACGCTGTGGTTCAGTTTCAGCGGTCTCAAAACCTCGCTCGTCCATTCGATTGAGAAAAACGGCGCGCCCTCCGAAGCGGACTTGCCGGACATCTGCGCGGGTTATCAGGAAGCGATTGTTGACACGCTGATTGAAAAATCCCTCCTCGCCTCGGAAAAAACCGGAATTAAAAACTTCGTAATAACGGGCGGGGTCGCCTGCAATTCACGACTCAGGGAAAAATCCTCCGAGATTTTCAAAGAGCGCGGAATCAAACTCGCTATTCCGTCTCCGTCCCTATGCACGGACAACGGGGCTATGATTGCCGCGCTGGGTTTTCACAAACTGAAAGAAGGACAAACCGCGAGTCTTGACGTCGCCGCGTTTTCCACTTCGCGGGTTAAGATACGGCGCGGAAAAACAGAGTTTCCGCCAAACGCGGGAAACTAA